In Geobacter anodireducens, a genomic segment contains:
- a CDS encoding histidine kinase, producing the protein MIHRYFEHAPFPVLLVEPQGRILQASPAALECLGIAFPHPSPRTLADIMPAEQCAAVLRAGAAMTDTGFWEGECSLAGQGGQPVRAFLRVARVDDGCFVIYLWNSAGRGISEELLRIRLHLSERARCESLDELLRSALDAAERLTDSNIGYLHIIDPDREQTPLRAWSSNTLTAMCRVRGGKEHHPAGRAGIWGDCCRERTAVIHNDYASLPHGKQLPEGHPPIVRVMGVPIIHGNKVLAVIGVGNKPTEYTREDADALHELASMIMDLVERKQAEAQLVTSEKRFRTIFEQAAVGVALVDPMTGRFVRANAKYGDIVGYSPEAMQTMGFQELTPPDDVAVDLECISRLLKGDIRTFTREKRYVHRNGCNVWVRLTVSPLWADGEEPSFNIAIVEDITARKEAEAALREAKEQLELRVRERTADLEQANRALQEEVTTRRQAEESLRGSESRFRRLVQLAPLPLYFADATGTMVYVNDRFTRLFGYTAEDIPTQEEWWARVHPDECSRGEVIGSWQAAVQRARHGTGDIEPVEYRVTCKNGGIRLVEVSGITIEGAVLATFIDITERRLAEDELHRHRELLEELVHQRTAELKLRNMELATEIAERRRAEATLRCYAGRLTEMEENLRKKLAAELHDEIGRDLTALNLNVTVIGGSIPQAPDGNLRARIEDTERLIEDISRTVRGLTAKLRPPVLDDYGLPAALRWHADLFSRRTGIAVTVHVADTVPRMPAEKEIALFRIVQEALTNCSKHALARNVTVSLSTGAGKTLISVADDGIGFARETASPTPAGSGWGLTIMRERAELIGGVFQVATAPGKGTVLTVEISEDS; encoded by the coding sequence GTGATTCATCGGTATTTCGAACATGCACCGTTTCCCGTTCTGCTGGTGGAGCCGCAGGGACGCATTCTGCAAGCCAGTCCCGCTGCCCTCGAGTGTCTTGGAATAGCCTTCCCTCATCCCTCACCCCGCACACTGGCCGACATCATGCCCGCTGAGCAGTGCGCGGCCGTGCTCCGCGCCGGCGCTGCCATGACTGACACCGGGTTCTGGGAGGGAGAATGTTCCTTGGCCGGGCAGGGTGGGCAGCCCGTCCGGGCATTCCTCCGGGTGGCCAGGGTGGATGATGGCTGTTTCGTCATCTACCTGTGGAACTCTGCCGGGCGCGGCATCTCTGAAGAGTTGCTGCGCATCCGCTTGCATCTGTCGGAACGTGCCCGGTGCGAAAGCCTCGACGAGTTACTCCGGTCGGCCCTGGATGCCGCTGAACGGCTGACCGACAGCAATATCGGCTACCTGCATATCATTGACCCGGACCGGGAGCAGACCCCCCTGCGGGCGTGGTCGAGCAACACCCTGACCGCCATGTGCCGGGTGAGAGGCGGGAAAGAGCACCATCCGGCCGGCAGGGCCGGGATCTGGGGCGATTGCTGCCGCGAGCGGACCGCCGTCATCCATAACGATTACGCCAGCCTTCCGCACGGGAAGCAACTGCCCGAGGGGCATCCTCCCATTGTCCGGGTGATGGGCGTGCCGATCATTCATGGCAACAAGGTGCTCGCCGTTATTGGCGTGGGCAACAAACCGACGGAGTATACCCGGGAAGATGCGGATGCGCTGCATGAGCTCGCCTCTATGATCATGGATCTGGTGGAGCGCAAACAGGCGGAAGCACAACTGGTCACGAGCGAAAAGCGCTTCAGGACGATCTTCGAGCAGGCGGCGGTCGGCGTGGCCCTGGTTGACCCGATGACGGGCCGGTTCGTCAGGGCCAATGCGAAATACGGCGACATTGTCGGCTACTCTCCCGAGGCAATGCAGACGATGGGGTTTCAGGAACTGACTCCCCCCGACGATGTGGCTGTCGATCTGGAATGCATCTCCCGGCTCCTGAAGGGGGATATCCGCACTTTCACGAGAGAGAAGCGCTATGTGCACCGGAACGGCTGCAACGTGTGGGTCAGGCTGACCGTCTCTCCCCTGTGGGCCGATGGCGAGGAACCGAGCTTCAATATAGCCATCGTGGAAGACATAACCGCCCGCAAGGAGGCAGAGGCGGCCCTCCGGGAAGCGAAGGAGCAGTTGGAGCTCCGCGTCAGGGAGAGGACCGCGGATCTGGAACAGGCTAACCGGGCCCTTCAAGAGGAAGTTACCACCCGCAGACAGGCCGAGGAATCGCTGCGGGGCAGCGAGTCCAGGTTCAGGCGGCTGGTCCAACTGGCGCCCCTGCCGCTGTACTTCGCGGATGCGACGGGCACCATGGTATATGTAAACGACCGGTTCACGCGACTGTTCGGCTATACGGCGGAAGACATCCCGACGCAGGAGGAATGGTGGGCCCGGGTCCATCCCGATGAGTGCTCCCGGGGAGAGGTGATCGGCTCCTGGCAGGCGGCCGTGCAGAGGGCCCGGCACGGCACGGGCGATATCGAACCCGTTGAATACCGGGTCACGTGCAAAAATGGAGGCATTCGCCTGGTGGAGGTCTCCGGGATAACGATCGAGGGCGCTGTCCTTGCGACATTCATCGACATCACCGAGCGCCGGCTGGCAGAGGATGAGCTCCATCGCCACAGGGAATTGCTCGAGGAGCTGGTTCACCAGCGGACTGCTGAACTGAAGCTGCGGAACATGGAATTGGCCACCGAGATTGCCGAACGGCGGCGGGCCGAGGCGACCCTCCGCTGTTACGCCGGGCGGCTTACCGAGATGGAAGAGAACCTGAGGAAGAAGCTTGCCGCTGAACTGCACGACGAGATCGGGAGGGACCTGACCGCCCTCAATCTCAACGTTACCGTCATCGGCGGCAGCATCCCGCAGGCGCCGGACGGGAACCTCAGGGCGAGGATTGAAGATACGGAACGGCTCATCGAAGACATCAGCCGCACGGTCAGGGGCCTTACGGCCAAGCTGCGGCCACCCGTGCTGGACGACTATGGTCTGCCGGCGGCACTGCGCTGGCATGCCGATCTTTTTTCGCGGCGGACCGGGATTGCGGTGACGGTGCATGTGGCCGACACGGTTCCCCGGATGCCGGCTGAGAAGGAAATAGCGCTTTTCCGCATCGTCCAGGAGGCCCTCACGAACTGCTCCAAGCACGCACTCGCCCGGAACGTGACGGTCTCTCTCTCGACCGGCGCCGGTAAGACGCTGATTTCCGTTGCGGACGACGGCATTGGGTTTGCGCGTGAAACAGCCTCACCGACGCCGGCGGGAAGCGGCTGGGGGCTGACGATCATGCGCGAACGGGCGGAGCTGATCGGAGGGGTGTTTCAGGTGGCTACCGCGCCGGGCAAAGGTACGGTGCTGACCGTTGAAATAAGCGAGGATTCGTAG
- a CDS encoding PAS domain-containing sensor histidine kinase, which produces MAGSNQNIALRITAIYALVGVLWILFSDWLLCLAVEDPRVLTRLQMGKGWAYVAATAALLYWLVHRDTAQIRRSEEDLLVRNEELTVVEEELRQQNEEFIVAEEELRQQLTENYESRKKLFEANEAMTAILQASPVAIVALDREDRVVVWNRAAERLFGWLEEEVRETPFSLLHPDDAKDGKRVCASACREAVLHDIEGVRMRKNGELVSVSISTAPLHDPAGLNAGMIAMFTDITDRKSAAENLRESNEKYAELVNAVSGIVWELDVESFRFTFVSQRSEDILGYPAEAWLADPGCWERSIHPDDRPWVLAACRATHGEGSGRELEYRSLAADGRIVWLRNSFMVVEDANGRVKLRGVMTDVSRRKKAEEDLSMLNAELEQRVAQRTSELEELNRELEAFSYTASHDLRAPLRHIEGFSKALMEDYYDTFDGAGRQHLDRLCSAARKMGQLIDDLLRLAMVSKGEIIRRPTDLSMIARGIVQDLMVSQPERMVAFRITDGIKVNGDSRLLQVAMENLLVNAWKYTEKRKDAIIEFGVDEDRGQTVCFVRDNGIGFANEHANNIFKPFLRLHRTEEYEGSGVGLATVRRIVERHGGHVWAEGREGHGAVFFFTLDN; this is translated from the coding sequence ATGGCCGGCAGCAACCAGAATATAGCGTTGCGGATCACTGCCATCTATGCACTCGTCGGCGTGTTGTGGATTCTCTTCTCCGATTGGCTGCTCTGTCTCGCGGTCGAAGACCCCCGCGTTCTCACACGACTCCAGATGGGGAAGGGATGGGCATACGTGGCCGCGACCGCTGCGCTCCTCTACTGGCTCGTCCACCGGGATACGGCGCAGATCAGGCGCTCCGAGGAAGATCTCCTGGTGCGCAACGAAGAGTTGACCGTGGTTGAGGAGGAACTCAGGCAGCAAAACGAAGAGTTTATCGTGGCCGAGGAAGAGCTGCGGCAGCAGTTGACCGAGAATTACGAGAGCCGGAAAAAGCTGTTCGAGGCGAACGAGGCGATGACGGCCATCCTCCAGGCATCGCCGGTAGCCATCGTGGCACTTGACCGGGAAGACAGGGTCGTGGTGTGGAATCGTGCCGCCGAGCGCCTTTTTGGCTGGCTTGAAGAAGAGGTGAGGGAGACGCCCTTTTCCCTGCTCCACCCGGACGATGCGAAGGACGGGAAACGGGTGTGCGCGAGCGCCTGCCGGGAGGCTGTGCTGCACGACATCGAAGGCGTGCGCATGAGGAAAAATGGAGAGCTGGTCAGTGTCAGCATCTCCACCGCGCCGCTGCACGACCCTGCCGGGCTGAACGCCGGCATGATCGCAATGTTCACCGACATTACCGACCGGAAGTCTGCGGCTGAAAATCTCAGGGAAAGCAACGAGAAGTATGCCGAGCTGGTCAATGCCGTCAGCGGCATCGTCTGGGAGCTCGACGTCGAGAGCTTCCGCTTCACGTTCGTCAGCCAGAGGTCCGAGGATATCCTGGGCTATCCCGCCGAGGCATGGCTTGCCGATCCGGGCTGCTGGGAGCGCAGCATCCACCCTGACGACCGCCCGTGGGTCCTTGCTGCCTGCCGCGCAACGCACGGCGAGGGATCCGGCCGCGAACTGGAGTACCGCTCACTCGCCGCCGATGGCCGCATCGTCTGGCTGCGGAACTCGTTCATGGTTGTCGAGGACGCTAACGGCCGCGTGAAGCTCCGCGGGGTCATGACCGACGTCAGCCGGAGAAAGAAAGCCGAAGAGGATCTGTCCATGCTCAACGCCGAGCTCGAGCAGCGGGTGGCACAGCGGACGTCGGAGCTGGAGGAGCTCAACCGGGAACTGGAAGCCTTCAGTTATACGGCTTCACACGATTTGAGGGCTCCCCTGCGTCACATAGAGGGTTTCAGCAAGGCTCTCATGGAGGATTACTACGATACCTTTGACGGCGCTGGAAGGCAGCACTTGGACCGACTCTGTTCGGCAGCCAGAAAGATGGGGCAACTGATCGACGACCTGCTCCGCCTGGCCATGGTCAGCAAGGGAGAGATCATCCGGCGTCCCACCGACCTCAGCATGATCGCCCGTGGCATAGTGCAGGATCTGATGGTGTCCCAGCCCGAGCGCATGGTTGCGTTCAGGATAACCGACGGGATCAAGGTGAACGGCGATTCCCGCTTGCTGCAGGTCGCCATGGAAAACCTTCTCGTCAACGCATGGAAGTACACGGAAAAGCGAAAGGATGCCATCATAGAGTTCGGCGTGGACGAGGACCGGGGGCAAACGGTCTGTTTCGTCCGGGACAACGGGATCGGCTTTGCCAATGAACATGCCAACAATATCTTCAAGCCGTTCCTGAGGCTCCACCGCACGGAGGAGTACGAAGGCTCGGGCGTAGGCCTGGCAACGGTGCGCCGCATCGTGGAGCGCCATGGGGGGCATGTGTGGGCTGAGGGACGGGAAGGGCACGGCGCCGTGTTCTTCTTTACCCTGGACAACTGA
- a CDS encoding flavoredoxin, whose protein sequence is MKQSLGARTLLVPTPVLMVGTYGPTGTPNLMNAAWGGICCSDPPCVTVSVRTSRHTYDNIVQRKAFTVGIANEATVVEADYVGIASGRDVDKFAAAGLTHVAGEHVDAPYAAEFPLVLECRLRHTLELGIHTQFIGEIVDVKADEAILGEDGLPDILKIRPLVYDTAHKGYHAVGQLVGKAFSAGKKLL, encoded by the coding sequence ATGAAACAATCACTCGGTGCCAGAACACTGCTCGTCCCGACCCCCGTCCTGATGGTTGGAACCTATGGCCCCACTGGCACGCCGAACCTGATGAATGCGGCCTGGGGCGGCATCTGCTGCTCCGACCCGCCGTGCGTCACGGTATCCGTGCGCACGTCCCGGCACACCTACGACAACATCGTTCAGCGCAAGGCATTCACGGTGGGCATCGCCAACGAGGCCACAGTGGTGGAAGCGGACTATGTCGGCATTGCCTCCGGCCGTGATGTCGACAAATTTGCCGCGGCCGGCCTGACCCACGTGGCCGGCGAACATGTTGACGCGCCCTATGCGGCGGAGTTTCCCCTGGTGCTGGAGTGCCGGCTGCGGCATACCCTGGAGCTGGGGATACACACCCAGTTCATCGGCGAAATCGTCGATGTGAAGGCGGACGAGGCCATCCTGGGCGAGGACGGGCTCCCCGACATCCTCAAGATCCGCCCGCTGGTCTATGACACCGCCCACAAGGGGTATCACGCGGTCGGACAGCTGGTTGGCAAGGCATTCTCCGCGGGGAAGAAGCTGCTATGA
- a CDS encoding DNA-binding response regulator, producing MVIKVLIVDDHAVVRDGLTMILESQSDIAVIGQAGDGREAIAMAEALKPNVVVMDITMPELNGIEAARLISREQPATRIVILSMHDTLEHIYRALQAGARGYLLKESAGAEVTDAVRTVMRGHRYFGRGSRLPSDMHHSACADLPRSPLDSLSQREREVLQLVVEGKKSSEIAEILSLSPKSIETYRSRLMVKLGITNIPSLVKFALLHGVTPAK from the coding sequence ATGGTGATCAAGGTTCTCATTGTCGATGACCATGCCGTCGTGAGGGACGGACTGACCATGATTCTCGAATCACAGAGCGATATCGCCGTGATCGGCCAGGCCGGTGACGGGCGCGAGGCGATAGCGATGGCCGAAGCGCTCAAGCCCAACGTGGTGGTCATGGACATCACCATGCCGGAGTTGAACGGCATTGAAGCCGCCCGCCTGATTTCCAGGGAACAGCCGGCGACAAGAATCGTAATCCTCTCCATGCACGACACCCTTGAGCACATCTACCGCGCGCTTCAGGCCGGTGCGCGGGGGTATCTCCTGAAGGAGTCGGCAGGGGCCGAGGTTACCGACGCGGTGCGGACGGTCATGCGGGGACACCGCTATTTCGGCAGAGGAAGCCGACTGCCGTCCGACATGCACCACTCCGCCTGCGCGGATCTCCCGAGAAGTCCCCTCGACAGCCTGAGCCAACGGGAGCGGGAGGTTCTGCAACTGGTGGTCGAGGGGAAGAAAAGTTCGGAGATTGCGGAAATCCTTTCCCTTTCCCCCAAAAGCATCGAAACTTACCGCAGCAGGCTCATGGTGAAGCTCGGCATCACCAACATCCCTTCCCTGGTCAAATTTGCCCTTCTGCACGGCGTTACTCCCGCAAAATAG
- a CDS encoding B12-binding domain-containing radical SAM protein codes for MSRSPRLLLIYPATHSLGWARYFQLPSHSLQMVAAATPRHWEVVLADEVHDEVPFDGTFDLVGITAMTHQATRAYEIADRFRARGVPVVMGGIHPTVLPEEALLHADAVVIGEAEPVWAQLLDDLLAGCLKSVYRAPVPTGDLLSAPWPRREILAGRRYLTTQTVQASRGCPYDCSFCTVTPYFGRTFRYRDPDDILAEIRSFRRKLVVFLDDNLLGDPAKARPILRGLAEMNVRWGSQTNLRFAEDPELLKLVADSGCIGLFVGIESVVGAHANMAKSGTRYSQADLMKRVRDAGIILETSIIFGFDDHDESVFDTTVRFLEECSPSVPTFHILTPYPGTALFRQFQEEGRLLTTDWSRYDHSTVVFRPRLMSPERLHRGWLEARREAYSWRAIATRVMRNPGRRLTNLAYNILRKGPNDLLEDEAP; via the coding sequence ATGTCCCGTTCCCCCCGGCTGCTGCTGATCTACCCGGCGACCCACTCGCTCGGTTGGGCGCGTTATTTCCAGCTTCCCTCCCATTCGCTCCAGATGGTGGCCGCGGCCACGCCCCGCCACTGGGAGGTGGTCCTGGCCGACGAGGTCCATGACGAGGTCCCCTTCGACGGAACCTTCGACCTGGTGGGGATCACGGCCATGACCCACCAGGCGACGCGGGCCTACGAGATCGCCGACCGGTTCCGGGCGCGGGGTGTCCCCGTGGTAATGGGGGGCATCCACCCCACGGTCCTGCCCGAGGAGGCCCTGCTCCATGCCGACGCGGTGGTGATCGGTGAGGCGGAACCGGTCTGGGCCCAACTCCTCGATGACCTCCTGGCCGGGTGTCTCAAGTCGGTCTACCGGGCGCCGGTCCCCACGGGTGATCTCCTCTCCGCCCCCTGGCCCCGCCGCGAGATCCTGGCCGGCCGCCGCTACCTCACCACCCAGACGGTCCAGGCGAGCCGGGGCTGCCCCTACGACTGCTCCTTCTGCACCGTAACTCCCTACTTCGGCCGCACCTTCCGCTACCGCGACCCCGACGACATCCTGGCCGAGATCCGCTCCTTCAGACGCAAGCTCGTGGTCTTTCTCGACGACAACCTCTTGGGCGACCCGGCCAAGGCCCGGCCCATCCTGCGGGGGCTGGCCGAGATGAACGTCCGCTGGGGCTCCCAGACCAATCTCCGCTTTGCCGAAGATCCGGAGCTTCTGAAGCTCGTGGCGGACTCGGGGTGCATCGGCCTCTTCGTGGGGATCGAGTCGGTGGTCGGCGCCCACGCCAACATGGCCAAGTCCGGCACCCGTTACTCCCAGGCCGATCTCATGAAACGGGTCCGCGACGCCGGCATCATCCTGGAGACGTCCATCATCTTCGGTTTCGACGACCACGACGAGAGCGTCTTCGATACCACGGTCCGTTTCCTGGAGGAATGCTCTCCCAGCGTCCCCACCTTCCACATCCTCACCCCCTACCCCGGCACGGCCCTGTTCCGCCAGTTCCAGGAGGAGGGGCGGCTCCTGACCACCGACTGGTCCCGCTACGACCACTCCACCGTGGTCTTCCGGCCCCGTCTCATGTCTCCCGAACGGCTCCACCGGGGCTGGCTGGAGGCACGCCGTGAGGCCTACTCCTGGCGGGCCATCGCCACCCGCGTCATGCGCAATCCGGGGCGCCGCCTGACGAATCTCGCCTATAACATCCTGCGCAAGGGGCCAAACGACCTGCTGGAGGATGAGGCGCCGTAG
- a CDS encoding GntR family transcriptional regulator, protein MLDPESRMPLYHQIESHLREVIKSGKWQAGEAIPPERLLIEQYGVSRITIRQALANLVAAGLLYRKHGRGTFVAGAQDRPITESLANLTGHLEELQLRGLDPRVRVLALETRSMTAEVAEALQRSPGAEGWYLYRIVTVEQQPLMLSTVWLPCDLGIELNEGILKQHGMALLLTHSGIPPLRGSQRIGAMGAGPEEARLLGVRTGEAVLRVSRVILGAADRPLVWFRTLYRADRYEYEVELKRGRSHA, encoded by the coding sequence GTGCTGGATCCGGAAAGTCGCATGCCGTTGTACCATCAGATCGAGAGCCATCTCCGGGAGGTCATCAAGAGCGGCAAGTGGCAGGCCGGCGAAGCGATTCCTCCCGAGAGGCTGCTGATCGAGCAGTACGGGGTCAGCCGGATCACGATTCGCCAGGCCCTGGCAAATCTCGTGGCTGCCGGGCTGCTTTACCGGAAGCATGGGCGGGGGACCTTTGTGGCCGGTGCGCAGGATCGGCCCATAACCGAATCGCTGGCCAATCTGACGGGCCATCTGGAAGAGCTGCAACTGCGGGGGCTCGATCCCCGGGTGAGGGTGCTGGCGCTGGAGACCCGGTCCATGACCGCCGAGGTGGCTGAGGCCCTGCAGCGGAGCCCCGGTGCCGAAGGGTGGTACCTGTACCGGATCGTTACGGTGGAGCAGCAACCGCTCATGCTCTCGACCGTATGGCTCCCCTGCGACCTGGGGATAGAGCTGAACGAGGGAATCCTGAAACAGCACGGCATGGCGCTGCTGCTGACCCACAGCGGCATCCCCCCTCTGCGCGGCAGCCAGCGGATCGGAGCCATGGGCGCCGGACCGGAAGAGGCGCGCCTGCTGGGAGTCCGGACCGGAGAAGCGGTCTTGCGTGTCAGCAGGGTCATTCTCGGTGCCGCGGACCGGCCGCTCGTGTGGTTCAGGACACTCTACCGCGCTGACCGCTACGAATACGAAGTCGAATTGAAGAGAGGCAGGTCCCACGCATGA
- a CDS encoding sodium:proton exchanger: MHDLGLIITITGSFTAALLLGYLTHRLGMSSIVGYLLAGIVVGTHTPGFVANQGMAEQFAEIGVILLMFGVGLQFHVKELLDVRRVAVPGAVCQSAVATLLSCLLAKWLGWSWSAGIVFGFAVSVASTVVLLRVLVDNNELHTPTGHISVGWLVVEDIFTVFLLVILPIFFGSGVAGSDSLPLAIGLSVVKIALLVALTLFVGSRLIPRLLWHVAATRSRELFTLTVLVLALGIAVGSAKLFGVSMALGAFLAGMVVRQSDFSFRAASEALPMRDAFAVLFFVSVGMLFNPAYLMEEPGLVLATLVIILVGKPLAALAIVLVLGYAPRVALSIAIALAQIGEFSFILATVGRDLGVLGEGGANTLVAAAIISISLNPLLYRLIGPLEKRARHWRLWRMLDERARLRTAGSADDGGNHVPTSRDRAIVVGYGPTGRTLARLLNENGIDPVIVEMNLHTVRQLNADGMSAIYGDATREETLKGAGVESAVAFILTSAGMQGSDETIRLARELNPNLRIIARAAYLRDIPALRRAGADAVFSGEGEIALNMTEHMLHKLGATPEQIDRERERVRSELLGGTPAMKPLATDH; encoded by the coding sequence ATGCACGATCTTGGACTCATCATAACCATCACGGGGAGCTTCACCGCGGCACTGCTCCTGGGATATCTGACCCATCGCCTGGGGATGTCGTCGATTGTCGGGTATCTGCTGGCGGGGATTGTCGTTGGAACGCACACGCCAGGGTTCGTCGCCAACCAGGGGATGGCTGAGCAGTTCGCCGAGATCGGCGTCATCCTTCTGATGTTCGGCGTGGGGCTCCAGTTCCACGTGAAGGAGTTGCTCGACGTGCGGCGCGTGGCCGTTCCCGGCGCGGTGTGCCAAAGTGCCGTGGCCACCCTGCTGAGTTGCCTGTTGGCCAAGTGGCTCGGCTGGAGCTGGTCGGCGGGGATCGTCTTCGGCTTTGCCGTGTCGGTGGCGAGCACTGTCGTACTGCTCCGCGTACTGGTGGACAACAATGAGCTGCATACCCCCACCGGCCACATTTCCGTGGGGTGGCTTGTGGTGGAGGATATCTTCACCGTCTTCCTGCTGGTAATCCTGCCCATCTTCTTCGGCTCCGGCGTGGCCGGATCGGACAGCCTCCCCCTCGCCATCGGGCTCTCCGTGGTCAAAATAGCCCTCCTCGTCGCCCTGACCTTATTTGTCGGCAGCCGCCTCATCCCCCGCCTCCTGTGGCACGTGGCGGCAACCCGCTCGCGGGAGCTGTTCACCCTGACCGTGCTGGTGCTCGCCCTGGGGATTGCCGTGGGCTCCGCCAAACTCTTCGGCGTGTCCATGGCGCTCGGAGCATTTCTGGCCGGCATGGTGGTGCGGCAGTCCGATTTCAGCTTCCGGGCCGCATCGGAAGCGCTGCCGATGCGGGATGCCTTCGCGGTCCTCTTTTTCGTGTCCGTGGGGATGCTCTTCAACCCGGCATATCTGATGGAAGAGCCCGGCCTCGTGCTTGCCACCCTTGTGATCATTCTGGTGGGCAAACCGCTGGCCGCGCTGGCGATCGTCCTCGTCCTCGGCTATGCGCCGCGCGTTGCACTGTCCATTGCCATCGCCCTGGCCCAGATCGGGGAATTCTCGTTCATCCTGGCCACCGTCGGCAGAGACCTGGGCGTCCTGGGTGAAGGGGGAGCCAACACGCTCGTTGCCGCGGCGATCATCTCCATCAGCCTCAATCCCCTGCTGTACCGGCTCATCGGGCCGTTGGAAAAAAGGGCCAGGCACTGGCGGCTCTGGCGCATGCTCGATGAGCGGGCAAGGCTGCGTACCGCAGGGAGTGCCGACGATGGGGGCAACCATGTGCCCACGTCCCGGGACAGGGCGATCGTGGTGGGATACGGCCCCACGGGCAGAACCCTGGCCCGCCTTCTCAACGAGAACGGGATCGACCCGGTCATTGTCGAGATGAACCTGCACACGGTCCGCCAGCTCAACGCCGACGGCATGTCGGCCATTTACGGGGATGCCACGCGCGAGGAGACACTCAAGGGAGCCGGGGTGGAGAGTGCCGTCGCCTTCATCCTGACCTCAGCGGGGATGCAGGGGAGCGACGAGACGATCCGCCTGGCGCGGGAGCTCAACCCCAACCTACGCATCATCGCCCGTGCGGCCTATCTGAGGGATATCCCGGCCCTGCGCCGCGCCGGGGCCGATGCGGTCTTTTCGGGAGAGGGCGAGATAGCGCTCAATATGACCGAACACATGCTCCACAAACTCGGCGCCACGCCCGAGCAGATCGACCGCGAACGGGAGCGGGTCCGGTCGGAGCTCCTCGGCGGGACGCCGGCCATGAAACCACTCGCCACGGACCACTGA
- a CDS encoding universal stress protein yields MRILLAVDGSPGSDAAVAEVCRRPWPAASEVRIVTVLSPLESLPLRSSSHIPLSYDEIFEQQGWDAAKRLKDATETLQQRAPDLHVTPVLLEGRPKNAILDEAERWCADLIVVGSQGSGALKRFFLGSVSLAVALHAPCSVEIIRRSPDQPDPAA; encoded by the coding sequence ATGAGAATTCTTCTTGCAGTAGATGGTTCACCGGGCAGCGACGCTGCCGTTGCAGAGGTATGCCGCAGGCCCTGGCCGGCCGCAAGCGAAGTCCGCATCGTGACCGTGCTTTCCCCGCTGGAATCGCTCCCCTTGCGCAGCTCTTCACACATCCCCCTGTCCTACGACGAGATCTTCGAGCAACAGGGGTGGGATGCGGCCAAACGCTTGAAGGACGCGACCGAAACCCTGCAGCAACGGGCACCCGACCTGCACGTCACGCCCGTGCTGCTGGAAGGCCGGCCCAAGAATGCCATTCTGGACGAAGCCGAACGATGGTGTGCGGACCTGATCGTTGTCGGCTCCCAGGGATCCGGGGCGCTCAAGCGCTTTTTCCTCGGCTCCGTATCCCTGGCCGTTGCCCTTCACGCGCCCTGCTCCGTGGAGATCATACGCCGCTCGCCCGATCAGCCGGACCCAGCGGCCTGA
- a CDS encoding antibiotic biosynthesis monooxygenase has protein sequence MPAVTVIAEVRATEEAVDAVRVELLKLVAETRQEEGCLEYRLHQDGDDPALFIFYENWQSPACLERHLGSGHFRAYLAAVEGMIAEKTVRRLSELA, from the coding sequence ATGCCGGCAGTAACGGTGATCGCGGAGGTACGGGCAACGGAAGAGGCGGTCGACGCGGTCAGGGTCGAACTTCTGAAACTGGTGGCGGAAACCCGTCAGGAGGAAGGCTGCCTTGAATACCGGCTGCATCAGGATGGGGATGACCCGGCCCTGTTCATCTTCTACGAGAACTGGCAGAGTCCGGCCTGCCTGGAACGGCACCTGGGATCCGGCCACTTCCGGGCTTATCTTGCCGCGGTCGAGGGAATGATTGCCGAAAAAACGGTCCGCAGGCTGTCGGAACTCGCCTGA